Proteins from a genomic interval of Microtus ochrogaster isolate Prairie Vole_2 chromosome 24, MicOch1.0, whole genome shotgun sequence:
- the Inhbc gene encoding inhibin beta C chain, whose translation MASFLFLLFLLLTPAAVANLKTDGPCPACSGAAFDLESQRELLLDLAKKSILNKLHLRQRPTLSRPVSRAALKTALWRLRAPRQETLLEQDQTQEYEIISFAETGLSSINQTRLDFHFSARTAGGMEVRQARLMFFVQLPSNTTQTMNMQVLVLRPYATNLTLTSQYPLQVDASGWHQLLLGPEAQLACGQGHLTLELVTESQMAHSSVILDGFSHRPFVAARVRAGGKHRVRRRGINCQGGSKMCCRQEFFVDFREIGWHDWIIQPEGYAMNFCTGQCPLHVAGMPGISASFHTAVLNLLKVNAAAGSTGGGSCCVPTVRRPLSLLYYDRDSNIVKTDIPDMVVEACGCS comes from the exons ATGGCTTCCTTCTTGTtcttgctgtttttgttactgACTCCAGCCGCCGTGGCCAACCTCAAAACTGATGGTCCATGTCCAGCATGTTCGGGGGCCGCCTTCGATCTGGAGAGCCAGCGGGAGCTGCTTCTCGATTTGGCCAAGAAAAGTATCCTGAACAAGCTACACCTCCGCCAGCGCCCCACACTGAGTCGGCCTGTGTCCAGAGCTGCTCTGAAGACCGCACTGTGGCGCCTCCGTGCGCCTCGACAGGAAACCCTGCTGGAGCAGGACCAGACACAAGAGTATGAGATCATCAGCTTTGCTGAGACAG GCCTCTCCAGCATCAACCAGACCCGTCTCGATTTCCACTTCTCTGCTAGAACTGCTGGCGGCATGGAGGTCCGGCAGGCCCGCCTCATGTTCTTCGTGCAACTCCCTTCCAATACTACCCAGACCATGAATATGCAGGTCCTTGTGCTAAGACCGTACGCTACCAACCTCACCTTGACAAGTCAGTACCCGCTGCAGGTGGATGCTAGTGGCTGGCACCAGCTTCTCCTGGGACCCGAAGCTCAGCTTGCTTGCGGTCAGGGACACCTCACCCTGGAACTGGTAACCGAAAGCCAGATGGCCCACAGTTCAGTAATCCTGGATGGGTTTTCTCACAGACCTTTTGTGGCAGCCCGGGTAAGAGCTGGGGGCAAGCATCGGGTTCGCCGGCGAGGCATCAACTGCCAGGGGGGGTCCAAGATGTGCTGTCGGCAAGAGTTCTTTGTGGACTTCCGTGAGATCGGCTGGCATGACTGGATCATCCAGCCCGAAGGCTATGCCATGAACTTCTGCACTGGGCAGTGCCCACTACACGTGGCGGGCATGCCTGGCATCTCTGCATCCTTCCACACAGCCGTCCTCAATCTACTCAAAGTCAACGCGGCTGCCGGCAGCACTGGAGGAGGCTCGTGCTGTGTGCCCACAGTTCGGCGCCCTCTGTCCTTGCTCTACTACGACAGGGACAGCAACATTGTCAAGACGGACATACCTGACATGGTGGTAGAGGcctgtgggtgcagttag
- the Inhbe gene encoding inhibin beta E chain, giving the protein MGLSDVHLWPVLLWALAWVQSARSVCPSCGGPTLVPQGERALVLELAKQQILKGLHLTSRPRISRPLPQAALTRALRKLQPQSVVPGNREEVISFATTVGKSTSAYRSMLTFQLSPLWSHHLYHARLWLHVPPSLPGTLSLRIFRCGTRRCRGSRTFLAEHQATSSGWHALTLPSSGLRSEESGVVKLQLDYRPRDPNSTVTGLPRRLLDTGGQQRPFLELKIRANEPGAGRARRRTPTCEPETPLCCRRDHYVDFQELGWRDWILQPEGYQLNYCSGQCPPHLAGSPGIAASFHSAVFSLLKANNPWPAGSSCCVPTARRPLSILYLDQNGNVVKTDVPDMVVEACGCS; this is encoded by the exons ATGGGGCTCTCAGATGTCCATCTCTGGCCAGTGCTTCTGTGGGCATTGGCGTGGGTGCAGAGCGCAAGATCTGTGTGCCCGTCCTGTGGAGGCCCAACCCTGGTACCCCAAGGAGAACGCGCTCTGGTCCTAGAGCTAGCCAAGCAGCAAATTCTGAAGGGGCTGCACCTGACCAGCCGTCCCAGAATAAGTCGTCCTCTGCCCCAGGCCGCACTAACCAGAGCCCTCCGGAAACTGCAGCCCCAGAGCGTGGTTCCTGGCAACCGAGAGGAAGTCATCAGCTTTGCTACCACCGTAG GCAAATCCACTTCAGCCTACCGCTCCATGCTCACATTCCAGCTGTCCCCTCTTTGGTCCCACCACCTGTACCATGCTCGCCTCTGGCTGCATGTGCCTCCGTCTCTCCCTGGCACGCTCTCCCTGAGAATCTTCCGTTGCGGCACCAGGAGGTGCCGAGGATCCCGCACCTTCCTAGCTGAGCACCAAGCGACTTCCTCAGGCTGGCAcgccctgactctgccctctagTGGTCTGCGGAGTGAGGAATCTGGAGTCGTTAAACTCCAACTGGATTACAGACCCCGGGACCCTAACAGCACTGTCACTGGCCTGCCAAGGCGACTCTTGGACACAGGGGGACAGCAACGTCCCTTCTTGGAACTTAAGATCAGAGCTAATGAACCCGGAGCAGGTCGGGCCAGGAGGAGGACTCCCACCTGTGAGCCTGAGACCCCCTTATGTTGTAGGCGAGACCACTATGTGGActtccaggagctggggtggcgaGACTGGATCCTGCAGCCTGAAGGATATCAGCTGAATTACTGCAGTGGGCAGTGCCCGCCCCACCTGGCTGGCAGCCCTGGCATTGCTGCCTCCTTCCATTCCGCTGTCTTTAGCCTCCTCAAAGCCAACAACCCTTGGCCTGCAGGCTCTTCCTGCTGTGTCCCCACTGCCCGAAGACCTCTCTCAATCCTCTACCTCGACCAGAACGGCAACGTGGTCAAGACCGATGTGCCAGACATGGTAGTAGAGGCCTGCGGCTGCAGCTAG